One window from the genome of bacterium encodes:
- the nuoK gene encoding NADH-quinone oxidoreductase subunit NuoK produces MPAPYYLALSAVLFAAGAAGVLVRRSALIVFMSIELMLNAVNLTLVTFARLRGSVDGQVLVFFVLVVAAAEVVVGLAIIVDVFRSRETVDVDAEAALRG; encoded by the coding sequence GTGCCGGCGCCGTACTACCTCGCGCTCAGCGCGGTCTTGTTCGCCGCCGGCGCCGCGGGCGTGCTGGTGCGCCGCTCCGCGCTGATTGTGTTCATGTCGATCGAGCTGATGCTGAACGCGGTCAACCTCACGCTGGTCACCTTCGCGCGGCTGCGCGGCTCGGTCGACGGGCAGGTGCTCGTGTTCTTCGTGCTCGTGGTCGCGGCCGCCGAGGTGGTGGTGGGGCTCGCCATCATCGTGGACGTCTTCCGGTCCCGCGAGACCGTCGACGTCGACGCCGAGGCCGCGTTGCGCGGATGA
- a CDS encoding NADH-quinone oxidoreductase subunit J, translated as MDVVLFGITAVCALAGGAGVILSRRPVHSALGLLLVLLSLAVDYLLLGAQFIAAAQVIIYAGAIVVLFVFIIMLLSPGGSDSPASGLKGGALAGPVAAPFVAALCALLAAGLVALVSRASPVPKAALPAAFGTVQDVGRSLFGRYLLPFEAASLVLLAGMIGGVALGRRLGPRT; from the coding sequence GTGGACGTGGTCCTGTTCGGGATCACGGCCGTCTGCGCGCTTGCCGGGGGCGCCGGCGTGATCTTGTCGCGGCGGCCCGTGCACAGCGCGCTCGGCCTGCTGCTGGTGCTGCTGAGCCTGGCGGTCGACTACCTGCTGCTCGGCGCGCAGTTCATCGCGGCGGCCCAGGTCATCATCTACGCCGGGGCGATCGTCGTGCTCTTCGTGTTTATCATCATGTTGCTGTCTCCGGGAGGCTCGGATTCTCCGGCGTCCGGCCTCAAAGGCGGGGCCCTCGCGGGGCCCGTCGCGGCCCCGTTCGTCGCCGCGCTGTGCGCGCTGCTTGCCGCGGGGCTCGTCGCGCTCGTGAGCCGCGCCTCGCCCGTGCCGAAGGCGGCGCTCCCCGCCGCCTTCGGCACGGTCCAGGACGTCGGGCGCTCCCTGTTCGGCCGCTACCTGCTGCCCTTTGAGGCGGCGTCGCTCGTGCTGCTGGCCGGCATGATCGGCGGCGTGGCGCTTGGGCGCCGCCTGGGGCCGCGGACGTGA
- the nuoI gene encoding NADH-quinone oxidoreductase subunit NuoI → MTPAAPGSNGRGGGAGRRLRQAWAMVRGLGVVGRYLFRAPVTTTYPDRKPDVQPRFKGRHYLTLFADGMERCVGCELCVIVCPSQSILVRAAENDPLTPHSRGERYATDFQINMLRCIFCGFCEEACPTGAIVLGHEYELSATNRRDLIYTKDRLTEQYPGESGRDPNREV, encoded by the coding sequence ATGACCCCCGCCGCGCCGGGGTCCAACGGCCGGGGCGGCGGGGCCGGACGGCGCCTCCGCCAGGCGTGGGCGATGGTGCGGGGGCTCGGCGTCGTCGGCCGCTACCTCTTCCGCGCGCCGGTGACGACGACGTATCCCGACCGCAAGCCGGACGTGCAGCCGCGGTTCAAGGGCCGGCACTACCTGACGCTCTTCGCCGACGGAATGGAGCGATGCGTCGGGTGCGAGCTGTGCGTGATCGTCTGTCCCAGCCAGTCGATCCTCGTGCGCGCGGCCGAGAACGACCCGCTGACGCCGCACTCCAGGGGCGAGCGCTACGCGACGGATTTCCAGATCAACATGTTGCGCTGCATTTTCTGCGGCTTTTGCGAGGAGGCATGCCCGACCGGCGCGATCGTGCTCGGGCACGAGTACGAGCTGAGCGCCACGAACCGGCGGGACCTGATCTACACCAAAGACCGTTTGACGGAGCAGTATCCGGGCGAGTCCGGACGCGATCCCAACCGGGAGGTGTGA
- the nuoL gene encoding NADH-quinone oxidoreductase subunit L — MNSLALIAALIPALPLAGWVVLGLWGARWPARAAGWFGSATVIASFAAAIMLFERLAALPPGARTVQVDLYRWIAAGPLTIPFRLLADPLSAAMARLVAGVGALIHVYSIGYMAGDAGFARYFAYMNLFMAAMLLLVLAGNLAVMFIGWEGVGLCSYLLIAFWFERPAAARAGVKAFVVTRLGDVGFLLGIFAAFAVFGTLDFTVITREAAARLPLGGGAATAIALLLFLGAVGKSAQLPLYVWLPDAMEGPTPVSALIHAATMVTAGVFMIVRLHALYLRAPFALDVVAVTGAVTAIFAASAALVEPDLKRVLAYSTISQLGYMFLAVGVAAWAAGIFHLMTHAFFKALLFLAAGAVMHALGGETDMRRMGGLARRLPRTAAAFGAGALALAGIPPLAGFFSKEQILGEVFSAGHVWLWGVGLFTAGLTGFYITRAYALTFAGRPAAAHDRDAVHEAPPVMWWPVAALLFLSVVMGVVLEYVIRLAPWLRPALEAGARGPAGGGAAPESGAAQRMLLLASVAVAAAGVVLGWLVYARGAIRGRAPLLGTLLVRRFFIEDLYDAAVVAPSRALAPWAAAFDRGVIDRVVLGIAAAVGSAGGALRRLQSGYLRQYAAFVLIGALIILAYWMLRP; from the coding sequence ATGAACTCGCTCGCCCTCATTGCCGCGCTGATCCCCGCGCTGCCGCTCGCCGGCTGGGTAGTCCTCGGCCTGTGGGGCGCCCGGTGGCCGGCCCGGGCCGCGGGTTGGTTCGGGTCCGCGACGGTCATCGCATCGTTCGCGGCGGCGATCATGCTGTTCGAGCGCCTCGCGGCGCTGCCGCCGGGCGCGCGGACGGTCCAGGTCGACCTGTACCGGTGGATCGCCGCCGGCCCGCTCACCATTCCGTTCCGCCTGCTCGCCGATCCGCTGTCCGCGGCGATGGCTCGCCTCGTCGCCGGCGTCGGCGCGCTGATCCACGTCTATTCGATCGGGTACATGGCGGGCGACGCCGGGTTTGCGCGCTATTTCGCGTACATGAATCTCTTCATGGCCGCGATGCTGCTGCTCGTGCTGGCCGGCAACCTTGCCGTCATGTTCATCGGGTGGGAAGGCGTCGGTCTCTGCAGCTACTTGCTGATCGCGTTCTGGTTCGAACGGCCCGCGGCGGCCCGCGCCGGCGTCAAGGCGTTTGTCGTCACCCGCCTCGGCGACGTGGGCTTCCTTCTCGGGATCTTCGCCGCGTTCGCCGTCTTCGGCACGCTCGACTTCACCGTGATCACGCGCGAGGCTGCGGCCCGGCTGCCGCTCGGCGGGGGCGCCGCCACCGCGATCGCGCTGCTGCTGTTCCTCGGCGCGGTCGGCAAGTCCGCGCAGCTGCCGCTGTACGTCTGGCTTCCCGACGCGATGGAGGGCCCGACGCCGGTCAGCGCCCTCATCCACGCCGCGACGATGGTGACGGCCGGCGTGTTCATGATCGTGCGGCTGCACGCCCTGTACCTGCGCGCGCCGTTCGCGCTCGACGTCGTGGCCGTCACCGGCGCCGTGACCGCGATCTTCGCCGCGTCCGCGGCGCTCGTGGAGCCCGACCTGAAACGCGTGCTGGCGTACTCGACGATCAGCCAGCTCGGGTACATGTTCCTCGCGGTCGGCGTCGCCGCGTGGGCCGCGGGGATCTTCCACCTCATGACGCACGCCTTCTTCAAAGCGCTGCTCTTCCTGGCCGCCGGCGCGGTGATGCACGCGCTCGGCGGCGAGACCGACATGCGCAGGATGGGCGGCCTTGCCCGCCGGCTGCCGAGGACCGCGGCGGCGTTCGGCGCCGGCGCGCTCGCGCTCGCGGGCATCCCGCCGCTCGCCGGGTTCTTCAGCAAGGAGCAGATCCTCGGCGAGGTGTTCTCGGCCGGACACGTTTGGCTGTGGGGCGTCGGCCTCTTTACGGCGGGGCTCACAGGATTCTATATCACCCGGGCTTACGCGCTCACGTTTGCCGGGCGGCCCGCCGCCGCCCACGACCGAGACGCGGTTCACGAAGCGCCGCCGGTAATGTGGTGGCCGGTCGCGGCGCTGCTTTTTCTCTCCGTCGTCATGGGCGTCGTGCTCGAATACGTCATCCGGCTTGCACCGTGGTTGCGGCCGGCGCTCGAGGCCGGCGCGCGGGGACCGGCGGGCGGTGGGGCGGCGCCGGAATCCGGCGCCGCGCAGAGGATGCTCCTCCTCGCGTCCGTGGCCGTCGCCGCGGCCGGCGTCGTCCTGGGATGGCTCGTCTATGCCCGCGGCGCGATTCGCGGGCGGGCGCCGCTGCTCGGGACGCTCCTCGTCCGTCGCTTCTTCATCGAAGATCTCTACGACGCCGCCGTCGTCGCGCCGTCGAGGGCGCTCGCGCCGTGGGCGGCGGCGTTCGACCGCGGCGTGATCGACCGCGTCGTCCTCGGGATCGCCGCGGCGGTCGGATCGGCCGGCGGCGCCCTCCGCCGGCTGCAGAGCGGCTACCTGCGGCAGTACGCCGCCTTCGTCCTGATCGGGGCGCTGATCATTCTCGCGTATTGGATGTTGCGGCCGTGA
- a CDS encoding Crp/Fnr family transcriptional regulator encodes MSRRDLLSHSPLFSQLTPAELEKVAALLRPRRYRAGEPVFREGDPGTALYVVETGEVKILLGGSDGKEVVLSLLGPGEFFGELALLDGEPRSADAVATVPTEMLVLAREDFLRFLREVPTVSVNMLAALSRRFRRTDRLVHDAAFSDVRTRVTRLLIELAETRGKPGPGGVTIGARLTQGDLASMVGATRESINKCLRSYAAQGLLRHERGRLVLLNVERLRAQIV; translated from the coding sequence ATGTCGCGGCGCGACCTCCTGAGCCACAGCCCGCTGTTCAGCCAGCTGACGCCCGCCGAGCTGGAGAAGGTCGCTGCGCTCCTGCGGCCCCGTCGTTACCGGGCCGGTGAGCCGGTGTTCCGCGAGGGGGATCCCGGCACGGCCCTCTATGTTGTCGAGACCGGTGAGGTCAAGATTCTCCTCGGCGGGTCGGACGGCAAAGAGGTGGTGCTGTCGCTGCTCGGGCCGGGCGAGTTCTTTGGGGAGCTCGCGCTGCTCGACGGAGAGCCGCGTTCCGCGGACGCGGTCGCGACCGTGCCGACCGAGATGCTGGTGCTTGCGCGGGAGGACTTTCTGCGGTTTCTTCGCGAGGTGCCGACGGTGTCGGTGAACATGCTCGCGGCGTTGAGCCGGCGCTTCCGGCGGACCGACCGCCTCGTCCACGACGCGGCGTTCTCCGACGTACGGACGCGCGTGACGCGTCTTCTCATCGAGCTGGCCGAGACGCGCGGCAAGCCTGGCCCCGGCGGGGTAACGATCGGCGCGCGCCTCACCCAGGGCGATCTCGCCAGCATGGTGGGCGCGACCCGCGAAAGCATCAACAAGTGCCTGCGCTCGTACGCCGCCCAGGGACTGCTCCGTCACGAACGCGGCCGCCTCGTCCTGCTCAACGTCGAGCGCCTGCGCGCGCAGATCGTCTAG
- a CDS encoding GMC family oxidoreductase encodes MPPADRPSLTIVGSGIAGALIAYLLTAQGRRVEIFERGPAYPYPHTPQFEDRFLHRYDNPAYRLPSDLQGLTASGTYGGDVDRERHMVVGGTATHWAGIALRMIPEDFRTKTLYGFGDDWPIGYDDLEPYYSRAEALLGVSGTDADNPFAPKRSRPYPLPPFELSYEDRKLAARLAAAGIVLHTTPQAATRLAYGDRPGCQNFGACDVCPIGVRYSPNYHLARAVATGRCTVHRETSVRRIATADGGRRAASLIYRANGGDGDREHRGPVIVLAGGAIENARLLLLSSRDRYPDGVPLSGVVGRRLTFHHLWSGSLRYADRMMPGRLGRWTGQSHQFLTPPSRGRHGAVKVEFSANVVPWSADAAAGAGSGDEILDRFAPVTALRDVTLHSEAAPETRRTVTLSSSARDRFGDPYAHVHYDLSGFDEATYAYARELFDRFAKATGAAGAQLRGIETYYSGGHHMGTCRMGLDRRDSAVDSFGALHGCPNLFVAGSSMFVGPAAVNPTLTIAALAIRTADRLARMF; translated from the coding sequence GTGCCCCCCGCTGACCGCCCTTCCCTCACAATCGTCGGATCCGGGATCGCCGGCGCCTTGATCGCCTACCTGCTCACGGCGCAGGGGCGGCGTGTCGAGATCTTCGAACGCGGCCCCGCGTATCCGTATCCGCACACGCCGCAGTTCGAGGACCGCTTCCTCCACCGGTACGACAACCCCGCGTACCGCCTGCCTTCCGACCTGCAGGGCCTGACCGCCTCCGGCACCTACGGCGGCGACGTCGACCGGGAGCGCCACATGGTGGTGGGCGGCACCGCCACGCATTGGGCCGGGATCGCGCTGCGGATGATTCCGGAGGACTTCCGTACGAAAACGCTGTACGGCTTTGGAGACGACTGGCCGATCGGATACGACGACCTCGAGCCGTATTACAGCCGCGCCGAAGCGCTGCTCGGCGTGTCCGGGACCGACGCCGATAACCCGTTTGCGCCGAAGCGTTCGCGGCCGTATCCTTTGCCGCCGTTCGAACTGAGCTACGAAGACCGGAAGCTCGCCGCGCGGCTGGCGGCCGCCGGCATCGTCCTGCACACAACGCCGCAGGCCGCCACGCGGCTGGCGTACGGCGACCGGCCGGGCTGCCAGAACTTCGGCGCCTGCGACGTGTGCCCGATCGGCGTGCGCTATTCTCCGAACTACCATCTCGCCCGCGCGGTCGCGACCGGGCGCTGCACGGTTCACCGCGAGACGTCCGTGCGGCGGATCGCCACCGCGGACGGCGGACGCCGCGCGGCATCGCTGATCTACCGCGCCAACGGCGGGGACGGCGATCGCGAACACCGCGGGCCCGTCATCGTCCTCGCCGGAGGGGCGATCGAGAACGCGCGCCTCCTGCTGCTGTCGAGCCGCGACCGGTACCCCGACGGCGTGCCGCTCAGCGGCGTAGTCGGGCGCCGGCTGACGTTCCACCACTTGTGGAGCGGCAGCCTGCGCTACGCGGACCGGATGATGCCGGGCCGCCTCGGCCGGTGGACCGGACAGAGTCATCAGTTCCTCACACCGCCGTCCCGCGGCCGGCACGGCGCCGTGAAGGTCGAGTTTTCGGCGAACGTCGTGCCGTGGTCCGCCGACGCCGCGGCCGGCGCCGGCAGCGGCGACGAGATCCTCGACCGGTTCGCGCCGGTCACGGCGCTGCGCGACGTTACCCTGCACAGCGAGGCCGCGCCGGAAACGCGGCGGACCGTCACGCTCTCGTCCTCCGCCCGCGACCGGTTCGGCGACCCGTACGCGCACGTCCACTACGACCTGAGCGGCTTCGACGAAGCGACATACGCCTACGCGCGGGAGCTGTTCGACCGGTTTGCCAAAGCCACGGGGGCCGCCGGCGCGCAGCTGCGCGGGATCGAGACTTATTATTCGGGCGGCCACCACATGGGCACGTGCCGGATGGGCCTCGATCGCCGCGACAGCGCCGTGGACTCGTTCGGCGCGCTCCACGGGTGCCCCAACCTGTTCGTCGCCGGCAGCAGCATGTTCGTCGGTCCCGCCGCCGTCAACCCCACCCTCACGATCGCCGCGCTCGCGATCCGGACCGCCGACCGCCTGGCCCGCATGTTTTGA
- a CDS encoding NADH-quinone oxidoreductase subunit N, giving the protein MTWTDLFAASPEAILVLTACVVLLQDSWTTGSALEAERRGSAPAWLALAGVCAAAIAAAPVPAGEVAAFGGMYVRDGITRLADMIALGTAAVGALLADGYVRRMRLPAGEYYALLLLSTTGAMLMAASRNLIVLFLGLEVLSLPLYVLAAIARRSPRSQEAGLKYLLLGAFATAFFVYGVALVYGAAGTLDLRALAAQPPSPLLGGGLALLTIGLGFEAALVPFHGWAPDVYEGAPLPAVAFMSVAAKVGAFGGLIRVFPQGFPQAAPAWAPVLQALAIATMVLGNLAALPQTNLKRLLAYSSVAQAGYLLIGVAAGGPAGTGAVLFYLAVYGAMNLGAFGVLLLLNRRGEEADRLEDLAGLADRAPWAASTLALCFVSLAGFPPTGGFIAKLYLFRAALGAGQTAVAVVGVLTSVVSVFYYMRVAYTAFSGEAPADVAVQRSAFAGAALVLAAAGVLLCGIVPARLTAAVQQAAALLK; this is encoded by the coding sequence GTGACCTGGACCGACCTCTTCGCGGCGTCGCCGGAGGCGATTCTCGTCCTGACCGCCTGCGTGGTACTTCTTCAAGATTCGTGGACCACCGGCAGCGCGCTCGAGGCGGAGCGCCGGGGATCCGCGCCCGCGTGGCTCGCGCTGGCCGGGGTGTGCGCGGCGGCGATTGCGGCGGCGCCCGTGCCGGCGGGTGAAGTCGCGGCGTTCGGCGGCATGTACGTGCGCGACGGGATCACGCGGCTCGCCGACATGATCGCGCTCGGCACGGCCGCGGTCGGCGCCTTGCTCGCCGATGGCTACGTGCGGCGGATGCGGTTGCCGGCCGGCGAGTACTACGCGCTCCTGCTGCTCAGCACGACCGGCGCGATGCTGATGGCCGCCAGCCGCAATCTCATCGTGCTGTTCCTCGGGCTCGAGGTCCTCAGTCTGCCGCTCTACGTGCTCGCCGCGATCGCCAGGCGCAGCCCGCGCTCACAGGAAGCCGGGCTTAAGTACCTGCTTCTCGGCGCGTTTGCGACCGCGTTCTTCGTGTACGGGGTGGCGCTCGTGTACGGGGCGGCCGGCACCCTCGACCTGCGCGCGCTCGCCGCGCAGCCGCCCTCGCCGCTGCTCGGCGGCGGCCTCGCGCTGCTCACAATCGGCCTCGGCTTCGAGGCCGCGCTCGTGCCGTTTCACGGCTGGGCGCCGGACGTGTACGAGGGCGCGCCGCTGCCCGCCGTCGCGTTCATGTCGGTCGCGGCGAAGGTGGGCGCGTTTGGGGGGCTGATCCGCGTCTTCCCACAGGGCTTTCCCCAGGCCGCGCCGGCCTGGGCGCCGGTGCTGCAGGCGCTCGCCATCGCCACGATGGTGCTCGGCAACCTGGCGGCGCTGCCGCAGACCAACCTGAAGCGTCTGCTGGCGTACTCGAGCGTTGCGCAGGCGGGCTATCTGCTGATCGGCGTGGCCGCGGGCGGCCCGGCCGGGACGGGCGCGGTGCTGTTCTACCTCGCGGTGTACGGGGCGATGAATCTTGGGGCGTTCGGCGTCCTGCTGCTGCTAAACCGGCGCGGCGAGGAAGCCGACCGGTTGGAGGACCTGGCCGGTCTGGCCGACCGGGCGCCCTGGGCGGCGTCGACGCTCGCCCTCTGCTTCGTCTCGCTCGCCGGGTTTCCCCCGACCGGCGGGTTCATCGCGAAGCTGTATCTGTTCCGCGCGGCGCTTGGGGCGGGCCAGACCGCGGTCGCGGTCGTGGGCGTGCTGACCAGCGTGGTGTCGGTCTTCTACTACATGCGCGTCGCCTACACCGCCTTTTCGGGCGAAGCGCCGGCGGACGTCGCGGTGCAGCGCAGCGCGTTCGCCGGCGCCGCCCTGGTGCTCGCCGCCGCGGGTGTCCTGCTCTGCGGCATCGTGCCGGCGCGCCTGACGGCGGCGGTACAGCAGGCCGCCGCCCTGCTCAAGTAG
- a CDS encoding NADH-quinone oxidoreductase subunit M has product MSGSVLSLLIALPVAGAAAVAFVPSRRPGAARAVGLVASILAFLAAAWVWAAFRPGHAGLQFEERVAWVPAAGINYHLGVDGLSVSLTALVALLVPVTLVASADQVPDRSNRFVLTLLLLEAGLLGTFLAQDLVLFYVFWEAMLIPMYFLIALWGGPARRRAAIKFLIYTMAGSALMLLAIIAVYLQGGRVLGTPTFDLPALAARPLNWPPATEALLFGAFAVAFAIKMPVWPLHTWLPDAYAEAPPVVTVLLAGVMAKAGAYGLLRFCLPLFPDAARAWGPLFASLAVVGILYGAAVAWAQGDLRRLLAYGSLSHMGFILLGIFALDIQSVQGSVLQMVNHGVSTGALFVVAGMLIGRTGQGRTDAYGGLAAATPALAAATLIVVASSLALPGTNGFVGEFLILLGAFQTHPLQAVPATAGVVLAAAYLLAFVGRIFHGPLRPDLRGLPDLRPREYAVLAPLVALIFWVGWTPGPLLDRSEATVRALLKPPAVVVPEPARASVDHGAPVSGAARRKVAARP; this is encoded by the coding sequence GTGAGCGGCAGCGTGCTGAGCCTGCTGATCGCGCTCCCGGTAGCGGGCGCGGCCGCGGTGGCCTTCGTCCCTTCGCGCCGGCCGGGGGCGGCACGCGCCGTCGGGCTCGTCGCGTCGATCCTCGCGTTTCTGGCCGCGGCATGGGTTTGGGCCGCGTTCCGCCCGGGCCACGCCGGGCTGCAATTCGAAGAGCGCGTCGCGTGGGTGCCGGCCGCCGGGATCAACTATCACCTCGGGGTGGACGGTCTGTCGGTCAGCCTCACCGCGCTCGTCGCCCTGCTGGTGCCGGTGACTCTCGTCGCCTCCGCGGATCAGGTCCCGGACCGCAGCAATCGGTTCGTGCTCACGCTGCTGCTGCTCGAGGCAGGCCTGCTCGGGACGTTTCTTGCGCAGGACCTCGTATTGTTCTACGTGTTCTGGGAAGCGATGCTGATCCCGATGTACTTCCTGATTGCGCTCTGGGGCGGGCCCGCGCGTCGGAGGGCGGCGATCAAGTTCCTCATCTACACGATGGCGGGCAGCGCGCTGATGCTGCTCGCGATCATCGCCGTCTACCTGCAGGGGGGACGCGTCCTCGGCACGCCGACGTTCGACCTGCCGGCGCTGGCCGCGCGACCGCTCAACTGGCCGCCGGCCACGGAGGCGCTGCTGTTCGGCGCGTTCGCGGTCGCGTTCGCCATCAAGATGCCCGTCTGGCCCCTGCACACGTGGCTGCCCGATGCCTACGCGGAAGCCCCGCCCGTGGTGACGGTGCTGCTCGCGGGGGTGATGGCCAAGGCCGGGGCCTACGGGCTGCTGCGGTTCTGCCTGCCGCTGTTTCCCGACGCCGCGCGCGCGTGGGGGCCGCTGTTCGCGTCGCTCGCGGTCGTGGGGATCTTGTACGGCGCCGCGGTGGCCTGGGCGCAGGGTGATCTGCGGCGGCTCCTGGCCTACGGCAGCCTCAGCCACATGGGGTTCATTCTGCTCGGCATCTTCGCGCTCGACATCCAGTCCGTGCAGGGCAGCGTGCTGCAGATGGTCAACCACGGCGTCAGCACCGGCGCGCTGTTCGTGGTGGCGGGGATGCTGATCGGCCGGACGGGGCAGGGGCGCACGGACGCCTACGGCGGGCTGGCGGCCGCGACGCCGGCGTTGGCGGCCGCGACGCTCATCGTCGTCGCGTCCTCCCTCGCGCTGCCGGGCACCAACGGATTCGTGGGCGAGTTTTTGATTCTGCTTGGCGCGTTCCAGACGCATCCGCTGCAGGCGGTGCCGGCCACGGCGGGGGTGGTGCTCGCCGCCGCCTACCTGCTCGCGTTCGTGGGCCGGATCTTCCACGGACCGCTGCGGCCAGATCTGCGCGGGCTGCCGGATCTCCGGCCGCGTGAATACGCGGTGCTCGCGCCGCTCGTCGCGCTGATCTTTTGGGTCGGCTGGACTCCCGGTCCGTTGCTCGATCGCAGCGAAGCGACGGTGCGGGCGCTTCTCAAACCGCCGGCCGTCGTCGTTCCCGAGCCGGCCCGCGCCTCGGTGGACCACGGCGCGCCGGTGTCCGGGGCGGCGCGGCGGAAGGTGGCGGCGCGGCCGTGA
- a CDS encoding (Fe-S)-binding protein, whose translation MSTGAPAVVLAVLILLACAVFAGKLRRIYRLIRRGRGPVPLAPLPARLRDLVAQVALHRRVLRRPWFGLLHLFIFWGFLVLLTTIVQAVGEAASPGWTLPWVGGLPLLVAVQDLFIVLVLAGVAMAVWARVGARIKRLEGQDRHGAYLILALIAGIMITLLVSRGAQIALERPAWGPSAWLSSLLARLFVAAPPAAVRAVYETALWGHLLIVLYFLTLIPDGKHLHLVTLVPNILLRRARPRGALEPVDIEHAEVVGVSSPEHLTWKDLLDTFACMECGRCTEVCPANCTGKELDPRRLHTDLRKTLERRGGRGVDAPAGALVGGVFSDDFLWQCLTCGACVEECPATNDHIDKIVGMRRHLVMEQARAPKTIEEAMRSLEIRGTPFRGAAITRTAWADGLDLPILSGDGPCPEWLLWVGCASAFNERNHGALRALADLLRRGGVDFAILGDAEQCTGDPARRMGNEYLFQTLAQKNIDTLRRHGVSKILTVCPHCYNTLKNEYPQFGGAYEVYHSTQLLARLVAEGRLRPAAAVEGTLTYHDPCYLGRHNNEYEAPREVLGALPGARFVEMAQCREKGFCCGAGGGLYWVDERVGQRVNHVRGGHVAETGADVVATACPFCMMMLEEAKAAKEASWRPMDIAELVRKSIAE comes from the coding sequence ATGTCCACGGGTGCGCCCGCCGTCGTTCTAGCAGTTCTCATTCTGCTTGCGTGTGCGGTCTTCGCCGGCAAGCTTCGGCGGATCTACCGGCTGATTCGGCGGGGACGCGGTCCCGTGCCGCTGGCGCCGCTGCCCGCGCGGCTGCGCGATCTGGTGGCGCAGGTGGCTCTGCACCGGCGGGTGCTGCGGCGGCCGTGGTTCGGTCTGCTGCACCTGTTCATCTTCTGGGGTTTTCTCGTGCTGCTGACGACGATCGTCCAGGCCGTGGGCGAGGCCGCCTCGCCGGGCTGGACGCTGCCGTGGGTCGGGGGGTTGCCGCTGCTGGTCGCCGTTCAGGATCTCTTCATCGTCTTGGTCTTGGCGGGCGTCGCGATGGCCGTGTGGGCGAGGGTGGGCGCTCGGATCAAGCGCCTGGAGGGGCAGGATCGGCACGGGGCCTACCTCATTCTGGCCCTGATCGCCGGTATCATGATCACGCTGCTCGTGTCGCGCGGCGCGCAGATCGCGCTCGAGCGGCCCGCGTGGGGGCCGAGTGCCTGGCTGTCGAGCCTCCTCGCGCGGCTCTTCGTCGCGGCGCCGCCGGCCGCGGTCCGGGCCGTCTACGAGACCGCGCTGTGGGGTCATCTGCTCATCGTGCTGTATTTCCTGACACTGATCCCGGATGGGAAGCACCTGCACCTAGTGACCCTTGTTCCGAACATCCTGCTGCGGCGGGCGCGTCCGCGGGGCGCGCTCGAGCCGGTCGATATCGAGCATGCCGAGGTCGTCGGCGTCTCATCGCCCGAGCACCTGACCTGGAAGGACCTGCTGGACACGTTCGCCTGCATGGAGTGCGGCCGCTGCACTGAGGTCTGCCCGGCCAACTGCACCGGCAAAGAGCTCGATCCCCGCCGTCTCCATACCGACCTGCGAAAAACGCTGGAGCGGAGAGGCGGACGGGGCGTAGACGCACCGGCCGGCGCGCTCGTCGGCGGCGTGTTCTCGGACGACTTTCTCTGGCAGTGTCTCACCTGCGGGGCGTGCGTCGAAGAGTGTCCGGCCACTAACGACCACATCGACAAGATCGTCGGGATGCGCCGGCACCTCGTGATGGAGCAGGCGCGGGCGCCCAAGACGATCGAGGAAGCGATGCGCAGCCTCGAGATCCGGGGCACGCCGTTCCGCGGCGCGGCCATCACGCGCACGGCGTGGGCGGACGGGCTGGACCTTCCGATCCTGAGCGGCGACGGCCCTTGCCCGGAGTGGCTGCTGTGGGTCGGCTGCGCCTCCGCGTTCAACGAGCGAAATCACGGCGCTCTGCGGGCGCTCGCGGACCTGCTGCGACGGGGCGGGGTCGACTTCGCGATCCTCGGCGACGCCGAGCAGTGTACGGGAGATCCGGCGCGGCGGATGGGGAACGAATATCTGTTTCAGACCCTCGCCCAGAAGAACATCGACACCCTCCGCCGGCACGGTGTGTCCAAGATCCTCACCGTTTGTCCGCACTGTTACAACACGCTGAAGAACGAGTACCCACAGTTCGGCGGGGCGTACGAGGTATACCACTCGACGCAGCTGCTGGCGCGCCTCGTCGCCGAGGGACGTCTCCGGCCGGCGGCCGCGGTCGAGGGCACGCTTACCTACCACGATCCGTGCTATCTCGGCCGGCACAACAACGAGTACGAAGCGCCGCGAGAGGTCCTCGGAGCGCTGCCGGGAGCGCGCTTCGTCGAGATGGCGCAGTGCCGCGAGAAGGGCTTTTGCTGCGGGGCCGGCGGGGGTCTCTACTGGGTGGACGAGCGGGTGGGACAGCGCGTTAACCATGTGCGCGGCGGCCACGTCGCCGAGACCGGGGCGGACGTCGTCGCGACGGCGTGTCCATTCTGCATGATGATGCTCGAGGAAGCGAAGGCGGCCAAGGAAGCTTCCTGGCGTCCGATGGATATCGCGGAGCTCGTGCGGAAGAGCATCGCGGAGTGA